Proteins co-encoded in one Stomoxys calcitrans chromosome 5, idStoCalc2.1, whole genome shotgun sequence genomic window:
- the LOC131998022 gene encoding uncharacterized protein LOC131998022 → MVRQQLYKRQNEIGEYIINLKQSCLKETARSVVKETCKAQLGQVWQEFKNNHTKLTELGITEEPYFKNKYYEKVNSLVEEICAALETNEDAASQLETGKTESSGLKLQQIQPQENGESKNEKERIAGKRKERIRKLIRKLVGELLELEQLNIKVLLEEAKRSWETQMNQINDLLWELTINHEGSYEDITKEVDEVENLYKRSKTTLILRLDKCKEERCPIKLAEIKIPDFYGNVEEWPSFHDLYKKLVHDAESLSDVEKMFYLKAHIKGEASKVIKHLPADGSNYQPAWEILNQRFGNKRILFQTILDRLLDQPHVCSENAKQVKGLLDTTIECVQGLKAMKCNIEDAVMARVIIRKLDKEGLLLYEQHTKKSKEIQELKDVLEFLEERYQNLEAAGTKKYSSNYNHRQQQPMKSTTLYTDKSACLYCRKQGHLTEECRSLLRLTVAERVSWVKTKNICHRCLNHNQNARCDSTIKCGTCGFKHHSVLHLTKTSTTCVANGTRSVLLATAQVQVKNIHGEMVTLKALVDQGSQSTFLREEAAQILQIPREKANMELHGLGDNLVGVAKSKVKVRIHPRFPSNYSLDVEALILPALASVHLDSSLVHNQGVWKNFQLADPNYYKNERIDMVLGGDVYVDILKNGIHKKHGMLGQHTKLGLMLSGPLTIRVPVAKKGVNVTTEIERFWETEELDMDMVTNDDEKCLDNYAATTKRNEEGRFIVQIPFKEDKELGTSYKQAAARLISLEKKLIKDNAMKHEYSRIMEEYIALGNMKPVKQIHSGKYYLPHQAVVREDSLTTKVRVVFDGSASTNNGRSLNDIMHVGPRLQRDVFDILLNFRLKRFVISSDVEKMYRQIMVDEESQRYQHVLWRKDRNEEIKEYQLTTVTFGTASAPFLAVRTLMQIAKECADTKVKQIIEEDFYMDDLLTGADTIEECLQLRFKISRHLEGYGFHLRKWCSNNEHIVKSSKEDKENEIININETTNVKTLGLQWKPKEDEFRFKISEYPAESTTKRLALSYLAKIFDPLGLLTPVIITAKLFIQSLWLLEMQWDQKIDGDLEISWKEFVTRISSLQDVKIPRWLNSSSESKIKILGFADASEKAYAAVVYIKTDKGVSLMAAKSKVNPIKNKKTLPKLELCAAFLLARLLNRIISVVKAESEVYAWSDSTITLAWIENNKSKDKFIRSRVTGIKNLVSQAQWRYVKSKENPADLGSRGVSPDKLVDSKLWWEGPQWLLLPEAEWSLTPPELKTCASTASKEAPTLLNDLIERYSSYGRLLRVYSYILRFVEKLKGTRSFPSYLTREELLKAEKYIVKGHQKIEWPSEVQKLRDNRQMDHRHKLANLHPYLDEEGVLRVGGRLQYSDLQLDQKHPMIIRKSRLAYLIIRDTHYKTMHGGNRLVECTVRRKFWIINVKNCIKKVIRSCPVCIRYRQQNTQQLMGILPDYRVKVSFPFYHCGVDLRGLQFHHMSGHAALILVILIIIILAICFIKKFIQRQNVSPLNF, encoded by the coding sequence atggtTCGTCAGCAGTTATACAAGCGTCAAAATGAGATTGGTGAATATATCATCAATTTGAAGCAAAGCTGCCTTAAGGAAACCGCAAGAAGTGTGGTTAAGGAAACCTGCAAAGCCCAGTTGGGGCAAGTTTGGCAGGAATTCAAAAATAACCACACGAAGTTAACCGAATTGGGTATCACCGAGGAACCGTActttaaaaacaagtattatgAGAAGGTGAACTCATTGGTGGAGGAAATCTGTGCAGCCCTAGAGACGAACGAGGATGCAGCCAGCCAATTGGAAACTGGAAAAACTGAATCGTCggggttgaaattacaacaaatCCAACCGCAGGAAAATGGGGAGTCCAAAAATGAGAAGGAAAGAATAGCGGGAAAAAGGAAGGAAAGAATAAGAAAACTTATTCGAAAGTTAGTAGGAGAACTACTAGAGTTGGAACAACTCAATATTAAAGTCTTGCTGGAAGAAGCAAAAAGATCATGGGAAACACAGATGAATCAAATTAATGATCTATTATGGGAACTCACTATCAACCATGAGGGGTCTTACGAAGACATCACTAAAGAAGTTGATGAAGTAGAAAACCTCTACAAAAGAAGTAAAACAACGCTGATCTTAAGATTGGACAAATGTAAGGAGGAGAGATGTCCTATAAAACTAGCGGAGATAAAAATACCGGACTTCTACGGTAACGTGGAAGAATGGCCATCTTTCCATGATTTATACAAGAAGCTCGTACATGATGCCGAGAGCTTATCGGACGTTGAGAAAATGTTTTATCTGAAAGCTCATATTAAAGGAGAAGCGTCAAAAGTAATTAAACATTTACCGGCAGATGGAAGCAATTACCAGCCAGCGTGGGAGATACTAAATCAACGCTTtggaaataaaagaattttgtttcaaaCGATACTAGACCGATTGTTAGATCAACCCCATGTGTGTAGTGAGAacgctaaacaagtaaaaggattACTTGATACAACAATTGAATGCGTCCAAGGGTTAAAAGCAATGAAATGCAACATCGAGGATGCTGTAATGGCGCGTGTAATCATCCGTAAGCTAGACAAAGAAGGTTTATTATTATACGAGCAGCATACAAAGAAATCGAAAGAAATTCAGGAGCTTAAAGATGTTTTGGAGTTCTTGGAGGaacgatatcaaaatttggaggcAGCAGGTACAAAGAAGTACAGCAGCAATTACAATCATCGGCAACAGCAGCCTATGAAAAGTACGACACTCTATACGGATAAAAGTGCGTGTCTATACTGTAGAAAACAAGGACACTTAACGGAAGAATGTCGAAGTCTGTTGAGATTGACAGTGGCGGAACGAGTATCAtgggttaaaacaaaaaatatatgccaTAGATGCTTGAACCACAATCAGAATGCAAGATGCGATAGTACCATCAAATGTGGAACCTGTGGGTTTAAACATCATTCGGTACTCCATCTAACTAAGACATCCACTACATGTGTTGCTAACGGGACAAGGAGTGTCCTACTGGCAACGGCTCAGGTGCAGGTCAAGAATATACATGGAGAGATGGTTACCTTGAAAGCTTTGGTGGACCAAGGATCACAGTCAACGTTTTTAAGGGAAGAAGCAGCACAGATACTTCAAATCCCTCGAGAAAAGGCCAATATGGAATTGCATGGACTAGGTGACAATTTGGTGGGAgttgcaaaatcaaaagtaaaagtTAGGATCCATCCGAGATTTCCCAGCAACTATTCACTCGATGTCGAAGCTCTTATTTTACCAGCGTTAGCTTCCGTCCATTTGGATTCTTCGTTAGTACACAACCAGGGTGTATGGAAAAACTTTCAATTGGCTGATCCAAACTACTACAAGAACGAGAGGATAGATATGGTGCTTGGCGGAGATGTGTATGTGGACATACTAAAGAACGGAATACATAAGAAGCATGGAATGTTGGGGCAACATACCAAGCTGGGATTAATGTTGTCCGGCCCATTAACGATTCGAGTCCCAGTAGCGAAAAAAGGTGTCAATGTCACTACAGAGATTGAAAGATTTTGGGAAACTGAAGAGTTGGATATGGACATGGTTACAAACGATGACGAAAAATGTTTGGATAATTATGCTGCTACAACGAAAAGAAATGAAGAAGGGCGGTTTATAGTTCAAATCCCCTTCAAAGAAGATAAAGAGCTGGGAACATCGTATAAACAGGCAGCAGCCAGACTCATTAGCCTGGAGAAAAAGCTCATCAAGGATAATGCTATGAAGCATGAATACTCAAGAATTATGGAGGAATATATTGCACTGGGGAACATGAAGCCAGTGAAACAGATTCATAGCGGTAAATATTATTTACCACATCAAGCGGTTGTTCGAGAGGACAGTCTGACTACGAAAGTCAGAGTGGTTTTCGACGGTTCCGCGAGTACAAATAATGGAAGAAGTCTGAACGACATAATGCATGTCGGGCCACGGTTGCAGAGAGACGTCTTCGACATACTACTCAACTTTCGTTTAAAAAGGTTCGTGATTTCTTCAGATGTTGAAAAAATGTACCGCCAAATAATGGTGGATGAGGAGAGCCAGCGGTATCAACATGTTCTGTGGCGGAAAGATAGGAATGAGGAAATCAAAGAATATCAGCTGACAACAGTGACATTCGGAACAGCAAGTGCCCCGTTCTTGGCCGTAAGAACCTTAATGCAGATTGCGAAAGAATGCGCGGATACGAAGGTGAAGCAAATAATTGAAGAAGATTTTTATATGGATGATCTTCTTACGGGGGCAGACACAATAGAAGAGTGTCTCCAGCTTCGATTCAAAATATCAAGGCACTTAGAGGGTTATGGATTCCATCTCAGAAAATGGTGTTCAAACAATGAACACATTGTGAAATCATCGAAAGAAGACAAGGAGAACGAAATAATAAACATCAATGAAACCACTAATGTAAAAACCCTGGGACTTCAGTGGAAACCGAAGGAAGACGAATTTCGATTTAAAATATCGGAATACCCAGCGGAGAGTACAACAAAGAGGCTGGCTTTATCATATctagcaaaaatatttgatcCGCTTGGGTTGCTGACACCAGTCATAATAACGGCGAAGTTGTTTATTCAGAGTTTATGGTTGCTAGAGATGCAATGGGACCAGAAAATCGATGGAGATTTGGAGATCAGCTGGAAAGAATTCGTGACACGTATTTCGTCTCTACAAGACGTTAAGATACCTAGATGGCTAAACTCTTCATccgaaagtaaaattaaaattttgggatttGCGGATGCATCAGAGAAGGCCTATGCAGCAGTGGTTTATATTAAAACCGATAAAGGAGTTTCCTTGATGGCTGCAAAAAGCAAAGTAAACccgattaaaaacaaaaagacgCTTCCGAAATTAGAGCTGTGTGCAGCCTTCCTATTGGCCAGGCTGCTAAATAGAATAATTAGTGTGGTCAAAGCCGAATCGGAAGTTTATGCCTGGAGTGACTCCACAATTACACTTGCTTGGATTGAAAATAACAAGAGCAAAGATAAATTTATAAGGTCACGAGTAACcggcataaaaaatttggtatctcagGCGCAGTGGCGGTATGTAAAGTCAAAAGAGAATCCAGCAGACTTGGGGTCAAGAGGCGTGTCCCCAGATAAACTTGTAGACTCAAAGCTATGGTGGGAAGGTCCCCAGTGGCTGCTGTTGCCGGAGGCGGAATGGTCTCTAACCCCTCCAGAATTGAAGACATGCGCTTCCACGGCTTCCAAGGAAGCACCTACCTTATTGAACGATTTGATAGAAAGGTATTCATCATATGGAAGACTTCTAAGAGTTTACTCTTACATCTTGCGGTTTGTTGAAAAACTGAAGGGAACCCGATCCTTCCCGTCATATCTAACGAGAGAGGAGTTGTTAAAGGCGGAGAAATACATCGTTAAAGGTCATCAGAAGATAGAATGGCCAAGTGAGGTACAAAAACTAAGAgataacagacagatggatcatCGACACAAGCTGGCTAATTTGCACCCGTACCTAGACGAAGAGGGGGTTTTAAGAGTTGGAGGTCGACTTCAGTACTCTGATTTGCAGCTAGATCAAAAACATCCTATGATCATTCGAAAATCACGGCTGGCCTATTTAATTATACGAGACACCCATTACAAGACGATGCACGGAGGAAATCGCCTAGTAGAATGTACCGTGAGACGAAAATTCTGGATAATTAATGTGAAAAACTGTATAAAAAAGGTTATACGAAGCTGTCCGGTGTGCATCCGTTATAGGCAACAAAACACGCAGCAACTAATGGGAATTCTTCCAGACTATCGTGTCAAAgtttcatttccattttatCACTGCGGAGTCGATCTAAGGGGCTTGCAGTTTCATCATATGAGTGGTCATGCTGCTCTTATTTTAGTTATtctcataataataatattagcgATATGTTTTATTAAGAAGTTTATTCAAAGGCAAAATGTATCACCTTTAaatttttag